The sequence ACCGATGATTTAACTATAGGTCTTGCAGATGCTTTAACGGCAAATAGTTCTTATGATAATTCATCCATCCCTTGTGACGTTGACAATGCGAGAGTCCCGGTATCAGTTTCTTCTGGAAACCCAATTGGAAATATTAGCCAGATTGACGCAGTTACTTATTGTCAAACAATAGGGGCTCATCTTATGACAAATCAAGAATGGATGACAATTACTCGTAATTTAGAAAATGTCACAACAAATTGGTCAGATGGAGTAATTGATGATGTCGGCTCTATTTTAAATGCTGGTAATTACAGCGGGAGCGTAGTCTATGACGGATCAAATGAATATGTAGGGGGTTCGGAAACTCATGATTGGAGAAGAACTTCTTATTTATCTAACGGAGAATCAATCTGGGATATTACTGGCAATATTGCTGAATGGCTTGATACAAGTTGTTTAACTTCTCAATATTATGGCGCTCCCGGTCAAACAGATTGGCCTGACTCTAATTTAGATGACTACGAAAGGTCTGCGGCAGGCCCTTTTAGCGCCGCTCTCAGTAAGCGAAATTATATAGGTACATACATTGGTTGCGCTTCTGACTCTAATTATTTTTTAAGGGGCGGCTCAGCTGATGATAGTGGGATTTCTCCTGGAATTTTTGCATTAGATCTGGCTAATAATTCATCTTATTATAGTAATTTTACCGGCTTCCGTTGCGTTCGTAATTAGTTTGACCCAATATTGGTCGCGGGTTACAATGTAGTAGATAGTATTTAGTTTTATGAAAAAAAATAATCAAGGCTTTACCTTAATAGAATTATTAGTCGTAATTGGCATTATTGCAATTTTGTCTACTTTAAGTGTGGTTTATTTTGAAACTGCTCGTATGTCAGCCCGCGATGCAAGACGTATCTCTGATGTTAAGCAAATCCAAGTAGCTCTAAAAATGTATTATAATGACACTGGTATTTATCCAACCGTAATTACAGCTGGTAGTAGTATATCTGTTGGTGGTACTAATTATATATTACGAGTCCCGGCTAATCCTGTGCCAAGGAATGATGGAACTTGTGTTGATCAAGAATATCAGTACACTCAACTAGAAGGCGGACAGCGTTATAGCTTATCTTTTTGTTTAGGTGATAAAACTGATGACCTTGATGCTGGCAACCATTCAGCCACGCATAACGGAATTTTAAATTGTCCAACTGGATACGTGGCTGTGCCTGGTAGCTCAACTTTTCAAACTAATGATTTTTGCGTGATGAAGTGGGAAGCTAAATGTGCCACCTCAACCGAGCAAACGATTGGTTTATCCGATGTGTTAACAGGAAACTCAAGCTACGATAATAGTAGCACTCCATGCAACGAGGGAAACTCTAGAATTCCAGTTTCAGTTTCGTCTGGTAATCCAATTGGAAATATCAGCCAAGCTGATGCCATAACTTATTGTCAGACTATTGGCGGACATCTCTTAACAAACCCAGAATGGATGACAATCGCTCGTAATCTAGAAGCCACTTCTAGTAACTGGTCTAATGGGGTGGTCGGCGATACTTCTGTAAACTTAGGCAACTTTGATGGGGCACAAGCTATGGATGGAACA is a genomic window of Candidatus Falkowbacteria bacterium containing:
- a CDS encoding prepilin-type N-terminal cleavage/methylation domain-containing protein; amino-acid sequence: MLKIFSKSKGFTLIELLVVVGIIAILSTLSFVFFDTARMSSRDARRVSDIKQLQLALKMYYNDTGIYPTTLTANSSITDKGKNYLLRVPANPTPRADNGCVDQDYKYTQLENGQRYSLSFCLGDKTDDLDGGNHTLTANGILNCPTGYVSVPGSYEFNTNDFCVMKWEAKCASTDDLTIGLADALTANSSYDNSSIPCDVDNARVPVSVSSGNPIGNISQIDAVTYCQTIGAHLMTNQEWMTITRNLENVTTNWSDGVIDDVGSILNAGNYSGSVVYDGSNEYVGGSETHDWRRTSYLSNGESIWDITGNIAEWLDTSCLTSQYYGAPGQTDWPDSNLDDYERSAAGPFSAALSKRNYIGTYIGCASDSNYFLRGGSADDSGISPGIFALDLANNSSYYSNFTGFRCVRN
- a CDS encoding prepilin-type N-terminal cleavage/methylation domain-containing protein, which codes for MKKNNQGFTLIELLVVIGIIAILSTLSVVYFETARMSARDARRISDVKQIQVALKMYYNDTGIYPTVITAGSSISVGGTNYILRVPANPVPRNDGTCVDQEYQYTQLEGGQRYSLSFCLGDKTDDLDAGNHSATHNGILNCPTGYVAVPGSSTFQTNDFCVMKWEAKCATSTEQTIGLSDVLTGNSSYDNSSTPCNEGNSRIPVSVSSGNPIGNISQADAITYCQTIGGHLLTNPEWMTIARNLEATSSNWSNGVVGDTSVNLGNFDGAQAMDGTSVYGSGGSSFDYLRTNSLSNGEVIWDFSGNIDEWLDKTCTSAEYVDLGGLDEWTNPGISTAAHDASGPLDPLFNSTYGIGNYFGCISDGNVFLRGGSADNSSYKGGLYSLYLAYNNSVTSPLAGFRCVK